A window from Bufo bufo chromosome 1, aBufBuf1.1, whole genome shotgun sequence encodes these proteins:
- the LOC120996263 gene encoding apolipoprotein A-IV-like, translating into MLVRIAVLALVLCTITGSQADISSEQISDSFWKYFSQLSSGTKDRVEQIQQSDVRKQLNILIEENLKSVNLYAGDLQQQLIPFAKQIHEQLTKDSEKLREQIRQELETLKVKLLPYADEVHKQLNRNAEELQIKLAPYAEQLRTQLDKNTQIVSKQLKSVTKELEAKIRENVDRVQESLTPYSQELRATIDDNVEQLRKQIKPVTEKMKDNIDQQLQELYKNLTPYAEDVQDELRKQIEAMDFQMKKNVEQMEGKILEFTVQLKEQLYPYANELRSTLNGDLTNAKQKLEPYFSEMNQKMDKKIVEFKETMSPYADALNKALVQRVEDMKQKLGEYTVTIQDQVEFLEKDVRDKIQYFISKGVSTEN; encoded by the exons ATGCTGGTGAGAATAGCAGTGCTTGCACTGGTACTGTGCACAATCACAG gatcCCAGGCTGACATCAGCTCTGAGCAAATATCTGATTCTTTCTGGAAGTACTTCTCCCAGCTGAGCAGTGGTACAAAGGATAGAGTGGAGCAGATACAGCAGTCTGACGTCAGGAAACAGCTAAA TATTCTGATAGAAGAAAACCTGAAGAGTGTAAATCTATACGCAGGAGATTTACAGCAACAGCTCATTCCCTTTGCAAAACAGATACACGAGCAGCTAACCAAGGATtcagaaaagttgcgggagcaaATAAGACAGGAGCTGGAAACGCTGAAGGTCAAGTTGTTACCATATGCGGATGAGGTGCACAAGCAACTGAACAGGAACGCAGAGGAACTCCAGATAAAACTGGCTCCATATGCAGAGCAGTTACGGACCCAGCTGGATAAGAACACCCAGATAGTAAGCAAGCAGCTAAAATCTGTAACCAAGGAGTTGGAAGCCAAGATCAGAGAAAATGTTGACCGTGTTCAGGAATCACTGACCCCATATTCCCAAGAACTAAGGGCTACAATAGATGACAACGTGGAACAACTGAGAAAGCAAATTAAgccggtcactgaaaaaatgaaagaTAACATCGATCAACAACTCCAAGAGCTGTATAAAAACCTTACACCCTATGCAGAAGATGTCCAAGATGAGCTGCGCAAGCAGATTGAGGCCATGGACTTTCAGATGAAGAAGAATGTTGAGCAGATGGAGGGCAAAATCTTGGAGTTCACTGTGCAGCTGAAAGAACAACTTTACCCCTATGCCAATGAGCTAAGAAGCACGCTGAACGGAGATTTGACAAACGCCAAGCAGAAATTGGAGCCATATTTTTCTGAGATGAACCAGAAGATGGACAAGAAGATTGTTGAGTTCAAAGAAACAATGAGCCCCTATGCAGATGCCCTCAACAAGGCCCTTGTACAGAGAGTGGAAGACATGAAGCAGAAGCTGGGCGAATACACGGTCACCATACAGGATCAAGTGGAGTTCTTAGAGAAAGATGTCCGAGACAAGATCCAATATTTCATCAGCAAGGGCGTCTCCACCGAAAACTAA